Proteins co-encoded in one Centroberyx gerrardi isolate f3 chromosome 18, fCenGer3.hap1.cur.20231027, whole genome shotgun sequence genomic window:
- the dse gene encoding dermatan-sulfate epimerase has product MRTYTRGAPTVFFISLLWPLLAPAAGEADPSGGIPFMGGNYDGHPMLYFSQGDVEELQAAAAGTHRDMARRIREAGETMLEHPEEYLPPWSPAEFSARWNEVYGNNLGVLSMFCLLYPHRAGALDLARDYMERMAAQPSWLVKDAPWDEVPLAHSLVGFATAYDFLYEYLSKGQQERFLQAIGNASRLMYEKSYVRGWGFQYLHNHQPTNCVALLTGSLVYMTQGYLQEAYLWTKQVLAIMEKSMVLLQDVTDGSLYEGVAYGTYTTRSLFQYMFLVQRHFAIGHFDHPWLLKHFAFLYRTILPGFQRTVAIADSNYNWFYGPESQLVFLDRYVMRNGSGNWLADLIHQNRVTDGPGQAGKGQRWCTLHTEFIWFDPGLIPKPPSDFGTSQLHHFEDWGVVTYGSALPAGTNRTFLSFKSGKLGGRAIFDIVHRNKYKDWIKGWRNFNAGHEHPDQNTFTFAPNGVPFITEALYGPKYTFLNNAVLFGPAVSGSCFKPWAGQVTEACDSKWLKYKAGLAADTQGRVEAAMERQGMVFIRGEGQSAYNPDLKIRSFQRNLLLLHPQLLVLVDHIHLDPDSPTRAMSAFFHNTDLPFQDTKVDGVHGAFVLRGENMYKMFWMDDTGFSDKGVVGYWNYPRGYPYNGSNYVNVTMPLRYPHTRVAYIFYGPGVDVQSFSLRGDDQRVDIYLATKEHTYTVYLLTGEVTSKPLFAMVLVDHKKIVFEKAAAAMDSSPEEVEEYVNVVEDNLQHAKPVFQQMERHILGRVLNTASFRKTAERLLQFSDKKKTEEIIEKMFAMSKKQGKGKGGKKVNLGEKLSESLPDIFAQIEVSDKKERQRTSKRILEDSPEEGEGDSRAFMDYADGRKNRKGGFVKGRKFKEVHMVATAGSEGQSSTASYIRLFLILNIATFFLLLAVLLTRFQRGRSLHTQRCFYAILLIDSFILLYLYSSCSHTQC; this is encoded by the exons ATGAGAACCTACACCCGCGGGGCCCCCACAGTCTTCTTCATAAGTCTGCTGTGGCCCCTGCTGGCCCCGGCGGCGGGCGAAGCGGACCCCAGTGGAGGAATCCCCTTCATGGGAGGGAACTACGATGGCCATCCCATGCTGTACTTCAGCCAGGGGGatgtggaggagctgcaggccgCCGCCGCCGGGACTCACCGGGACATGGCCCGGCGGATCCGCGAGGCCGGGGAGACCATGCTGGAGCACCCCGAGGAGTACCTGCCCCCCTGGAGCCCCGCCGAGTTCAGCGCCCGCTGGAACGAGGTGTACGGAAACAACCTGGGCGTGCTGTCCATGTTCTGCCTGCTGTACCCCCACAGGGCCGGGGCGCTGGACCTGGCCAGAGACTACATGGAGAGGATGGCGGCTCAGCCTAGTTG GTTGGTCAAAGACGCCCCCTGGGATGAAGTTCCTTTGGCGCACTCTCTGGTCGGGTTCGCCACCGCTTACGACTTCCTGTACGAGTACTTGAGCAAGGGGCAGCAGGAGCGCTTCCTCCAGGCGATCGGCAACGCGTCGCGGCTGATGTACGAGAAGTCCTACGTGCGCGGCTGGGGCTTCCAGTACCTGCACAACCACCAGCCCACCAACTGTGTGGCTCTGCTGACAGGCAGCCTGGTGTACATGACCCAAG GTTACCTTCAGGAGGCCTACCTGTGGACCAAGCAGGTCCTTGCCATCATGGAGAAGTCCATGGTCCTCCTGCAGGATGTGACAGACGGCTCGCTGTATGAAGGAGTGGCCTACGGGACTTACACCACCCGCTCTCTGTTCCAGTACATGTTCCTGGTGCAGCGCCACTTCGCCATCGGCCACTTCGACCACCCATGGCTCCTGAAACACTTCGCCTTCCTGTACAGGACTATCCTGCCTG GGTTTCAGAGGACTGTGGCCATCGCTGATTCCAACTACAACTGGTTCTACGGTCCGGAGAGCCAGCTGGTCTTCCTGGACCGCTATGTGATGCGTAACGGCAGCGGAAACTGGCTGGCAGATCTGATTCATCAAAACAGGGTGACAGACGGGCCAGGACAGGCTGGCAAAGGACAGCGATGGTGCACACTCCACACAGAGTTCATCTG GTTTGACCCGGGCCTGATCCCCAAGCCTCCCTCAGATTTTGGAACATCCCAACTCCACCACTTTGAGGACTGGGGAGTGGTCACCTACGGCAGTGCTTTACCCGCAGGCACCAACCgcaccttcctctccttcaaGTCGGGGAAGCTGGGAGGACGCGCCATTTTCGATATCGTCCACAGGAACAAGTACAAAGACTGGATCAAAGGGTGGAGGAACTTTAACGCCGGGCACGAGCACCCTGATCAGAACACTTTCACCTTTGCGCCCAATGGTGTCCCCTTCATCACCGAGGCCCTGTATGGACCCAAATACACTTTCTTGAACAACGCAGTGTTGTTTGGCCCGGCTGTCTCAGGGAGCTGCTTTAAGCCGTGGGCTGGCCAGGTCACAGAAGCCTGTGACTCCAAGTGGTTGAAGTACAAAGCGGGACTGGCAGCTGATACCCAGGGAAGGGTAGAGGCCGCTATGGAGAGGCAGGGGATGGTGTTCATCCGTGGGGAGGGACAGTCCGCTTATAACCCCGACCTGAAGATCAGGAGCTTCCAGAGGAACCTGCTCCTGCTTCATCCCCAGCTCCTGGTCCTGGTGGATCACATACACCTGGATCCAGACAGCCCGACCAGGGCAATGAGCGCTTTCTTCCACAACACGGACCTGCCGTTCCAGGACACAAAGGTAGACGGTGTGCATGGAGCGTTTGTGTTGCGTGGTGAGAACATGTATAAGATGTTCTGGATGGACGACACAGGCTTCAGTGACAAAGGGGTGGTGGGGTACTGGAATTACCCTCGCGGGTATCCATATAATGGCTCTAACTATGTGAATGTGACAATGCCACTAAGGTACCCTCACACCAGGGTGGCCTACATTTTCTATGGACCAGGGGTGGATGTGCAGAGCTTCAGCCTGCGCGGCGACGACCAGAGAGTGGATATTTACCTGGCCACCAAGGAACACACCTACACCGTCTACCTGCTGACTGGAGAGGTCACCAGCAAGCCCCTGTTCGCCATGGTGCTGGTGGACCACAAGAAGATCGTATTCGAGAAGGCGGCGGCTGCTATGGACAGCTCGccggaggaggtagaggagtaCGTCAACGTGGTGGAGGACAACCTCCAGCACGCCAAGCCCGTCTTCCagcagatggagagacacaTCCTGGGACGGGTTCTCAACACTGCCAGCTTCCGCAAGACTGCAGAGCGCCTCCTCCAGTTCTCCGACAAAAAGAAGACGGAGGAGATCATTGAGAAAATGTTTGCTATGTCTAAGAAACAGGGCAAGGGGAAAGGGGGGAAGAAGGTGAACCTTGGGGAGAAGCTCTCCGAGAGCCTGCCTGACATTTTTGCACAGATTGAGGTGAGCGAcaagaaggagaggcagaggactTCGAAGCGTATACTTGAGGACAGTccagaagagggagagggggactCGCGGGCCTTTATGGATTATGCAGACGGCCGCAAAAACAGAAAGGGGGGCTTTGTTAAGGGCCGCAAATTCAAGGAGGTTCACATGGTGGCCACCGCTGGGAGCGAGGGTCAGTCCAGCACGGCCTCCTACATaagactctttctcatcctgAACATAGCCACCTTCTTCTTGCTCCTGGCTGTGTTACTGACTCGCTTCCAGAGGGGGCGAAGCCTGCACACCCAGAGGTGTTTCTATGCCATCCTTCTCATCGACAGTTTCATCTTACTGTACCTCTACTCCtcctgctctcacacacagtgtTAA
- the ndufaf4 gene encoding NADH dehydrogenase [ubiquinone] 1 alpha subcomplex assembly factor 4 isoform X1, protein MSNMGARVARMFRNFNLENRALREISKEKPKAAPRHTGSTPASVRSSEPEAADLTDSIHQRNDPLLTLLKSVYVESKDPAASETPKPVEKEEERRPLKFSLPGDPYGLVEITDVPKGKLSLVEALKALNSHKREPQTWTPEKISQEYSLDLKDTKALVDFFIPFDVKIIPPKTADAKQIKAS, encoded by the exons ATGTCAAACATGGGGGCACGAGTTGCGCGTATGTTCAGGAATTTTAACCTGGAAAACCGGGCACTCCGGGAAATCTCGAAGGAGAAGCCGAAAGCAGCCCCTCGACACACGGGGAGCACCCCGGCGTCCGTCCGCAGCTCTGAACCTGAAG caGCAGATTTAACGGATTCAATCCATCAGAGAAACGACCCGCTCCTGACGCTTCTGAAGTCTGTGTATGTGGAGTCGAAAGATCCAGCAGCATCAGAG ACACCAAAGCCggtggagaaagaagaggagcgCAGGCCGCTGAAGTTCAGCTTGCCCGGCGACCCGTACGGCCTGGTGGAGATCACGGACGTTCCCAAAGGAAAGCTGTCCCTGGTCGAGGCTCTGAAGGCCCTCAACAGCCACAAGCGCGAACCTCAGACCTGGACGCCGGAGAAGATCTCGCAGGAGTATTCTCTGGACTTGAAAGACACCAAAGCCCTCGTCGACTTCTTCATCCCCTTCGACGTTAAAATCATACCGCCCAAGACTGCCGACGCAAAGCAGATAAAGGCTTCTTAG
- the ndufaf4 gene encoding NADH dehydrogenase [ubiquinone] 1 alpha subcomplex assembly factor 4 isoform X2 — protein MSNMGARVARMFRNFNLENRALREISKEKPKAAPRHTGSTPASVRSSEPEADLTDSIHQRNDPLLTLLKSVYVESKDPAASETPKPVEKEEERRPLKFSLPGDPYGLVEITDVPKGKLSLVEALKALNSHKREPQTWTPEKISQEYSLDLKDTKALVDFFIPFDVKIIPPKTADAKQIKAS, from the exons ATGTCAAACATGGGGGCACGAGTTGCGCGTATGTTCAGGAATTTTAACCTGGAAAACCGGGCACTCCGGGAAATCTCGAAGGAGAAGCCGAAAGCAGCCCCTCGACACACGGGGAGCACCCCGGCGTCCGTCCGCAGCTCTGAACCTGAAG CAGATTTAACGGATTCAATCCATCAGAGAAACGACCCGCTCCTGACGCTTCTGAAGTCTGTGTATGTGGAGTCGAAAGATCCAGCAGCATCAGAG ACACCAAAGCCggtggagaaagaagaggagcgCAGGCCGCTGAAGTTCAGCTTGCCCGGCGACCCGTACGGCCTGGTGGAGATCACGGACGTTCCCAAAGGAAAGCTGTCCCTGGTCGAGGCTCTGAAGGCCCTCAACAGCCACAAGCGCGAACCTCAGACCTGGACGCCGGAGAAGATCTCGCAGGAGTATTCTCTGGACTTGAAAGACACCAAAGCCCTCGTCGACTTCTTCATCCCCTTCGACGTTAAAATCATACCGCCCAAGACTGCCGACGCAAAGCAGATAAAGGCTTCTTAG
- the gpr63 gene encoding putative G-protein coupled receptor 63 — MVRSTVAPLSEAGDTNASLCCLVTGLLKLSERPAMENISMANASHGSRVPPEPAAPTAEARESVQGVGLPLQVFFCIVMIAILLVALLGNVVVCLMVYQRSAMRSAINILLASLAFADMMLAILNMPFALVTVVTTHWIFGDVFCRASAMLFWFFVIEGVAILLIISIDRFLIIVQKQDKLSPRRAKVLIVVTWGLSFIFSFPLAVGYPSLHIPSRAPQCVFGYSSEPGYHAYVLIIMLVFFFIPFMVMLYTFMGILNTIRHNAIRIHSHPDSICLSQASKLGLMSLQRPFQMNIDMSFKTRAFTTILILFSVFTVCWAPFTAYSLVTTFSSGFYHKDNFFQISTWLLWLCYLKSALNPLIYYWRIKKFRDACLDLMPKYFKFLPQLPGHTKRRIQPSAVYVCGEHRSVV, encoded by the coding sequence ATGGTTCGCTCCACTGTCGCTCCCCTTTCAGAGGCAGGGGACACTAACGCCAGCCTCTGCTGCCTCGTTACGGGGCTGCTGAAGCTTTCCGAGAGGCCGGCGATGGAGAACATCTCCATGGCGAACGCCTCCCACGGCTCCCGGGTGCCTCCGGAGCCGGCCGCGCCGACAGCGGAGGCCCGGGAGAGTGTGCAGGGCGTCGGCCTGCCTCTCCAGGTCTTCTTCTGCATCGTCATGATCGCCATCCTGCTGGTGGCGCTCCTGGGAAACGTGGTGGTGTGCCTGATGGTCTACCAGAGGTCCGCCATGCGCTCCGCCATCAACATCCTGCTGGCCAGCCTGGCGTTTGCGGACATGATGCTGGCCATCCTGAACATGCCCTTCGCCCTGGTTACCGTGGTTACCACCCACTGGATCTTCGGAGACGTCTTCTGTCGAGCGTCGGCCATGCTCTTCTGGTTCTTTGTGATCGAGGGCGTGGCTATACTGCTTATAATAAGCATAGATCGTTTTCTTATCATTGTCCAGAAACAAGACAAGCTGAGCCCTCGCAGAGCCAAAGTGCTCATAGTGGTCACTTGGGGACTCTcgttcattttctctttcccgCTGGCCGTCGGTTACCCTTCCCTCCACATCCCCTCCAGAGCCCCTCAGTGTGTGTTCGGCTACAGCAGCGAGCCCGGCTACCACGCCTACGTACTGATCATAATGCTAGTCTTCTTCTTCATCCCCTTCATGGTCATGCTGTACACGTTCATGGGGATCCTCAACACCATCCGCCACAACGCCATCCGCATCCACAGCCACCCAGACAGCATCTGTCTGAGCCAGGCCAGCAAGCTGGGCCTGATGAGCCTGCAGCGGCCCTTCCAAATGAACATAGACATGAGCTTCAAGACCCGTGCCTTCAccaccatcctcatcctcttctctgtGTTTACGGTGTGCTGGGCGCCCTTCACTGCCTACAGTCTGGTGACTACCTTCAGCAGTGGGTTCTATCATAAAGACAACTTTTTTCAAATCAGCACCTGGCTCCTTTGGTTGTGCTACCTCAAGTCGGCCCTCAACCCTCTCATTTACTACTGGCGGATCAAGAAGTTCCGCGACGCCTGCCTCGATCTGATGCCCAAGTACTTCAAGTTTCTTCCTCAACTGCCAGGCCACACGAAGAGGCGGATACAGCCGAGCGCTGTGTACGTGTGTGGAGAGCACCGCTCTGTggtttga
- the ufl1 gene encoding E3 UFM1-protein ligase 1, translated as MAADWEEIRRLAADFQRAQFADTVQRLSERNCIEIIAKLVQEKKLDVVHTLDGKEYITPAQISREIRDELYVHGGRINIVDLQQLINVDLVHVESRAGDIAKSDKGVQFVLGQLIDENYLDRLAEEVNDKLQEAGLISIAELCKNYDLPGDFLTEELSKRLGKLVQGEMDQYNRGAIFTPAFVARHKARIRGLFSAITRPTPVSNMIGAFGFQEHLLYSVLEELVNSGRLKGTVVGGRQDKAVYIPDIYSRTQNTWVDSFLQQNGYLEFDALVRLGIPDPINYIKKRFKSSKLLFLRAACVGQVLVDQVEASVEEAVNSATWTDIQPILPSCLSMEDVGMLINQAMRNTNVQSSARVLGGTVVVSEKFISNCLSLFDEAMQNKAQKEVKNNPVFLVTEEDLKQASMVTESTAPSKKEKREAERRKKASEGTGSVKGGGGGNAREFRIRKTKKKGRRDEDSDEETGPPQQNRSKQTEVPFMAQEEIEAVLEERVSDCPEEILSELAEHLVRPLTKTYQEVVRAVFMSSTSSPSGANKKRSMKDLQEEITNLYNNIRLFEKGTKFFSDETQVHIAKHVLKTVCTDVTNILVNFLAADLMMSVENPSSITNEVRVKILGKLPDETKGPLMKLHNCLNGKTIEDFFSNIETSAEVCGFMLKKGDKKKERQALFLHRQALTEQLKETEEPALVLHLTSSLLFQASTHCMLHAPGRCVPQIIGTLMGRIPAEQQQLLSRYQSLVVKQLVSQSQGRKQGEAEGEGDGAQERDEEAEAIRSELLSLTPEVKDLVLSQRKTSVTED; from the exons ATGGCAGCCGACTGGGAAGAAATCCGACGGCTGGCTGCCGATTTCCAGAGAGCACAGTTTGCTGACACAGTGCAAAG GTTATCAGAGAGGAATTGCATTGAAATCATTGCAAAGCTGGTTCAGGAGAAGAAGCTGGATGTGGTGCACACTCTGGATGGAAAGGAGTACATCACCCCGGCTCAGATCAGCAGGGAGATCAGGGATGAACTCTACGTCCATGGAG GGCGAATCAACATCGTGGACCTCCAGCAG CTTATCAATGTGGATTTGGTCCATGTTGAAAGTAGAGCGGGTGACATAGCGAAATCTGATAAAGGTGTTCAGTTTGTACTGGGACAACTCATCGATGA AAATTACTTGGATCGTTTAGCGGAGGAAGTGAACGACAAACTGCAAGAGGCTGGTTTGATCAGTATTGCAGAACTCTGCAAAAACTATGACCTTCCAGGGGATTTCCTGACTGAG GAGTTATCGAAGCGCCTTGGGAAGCTCGTCCAGGGGGAAATGGACCAGTACAACAGAGGTGCCATATTTACTCCAGCTTTTGTTGCTCGCCACAAAGCCCGAATCAGAGGGCTTTTCAGTGCAATCACTCG GCCGACACCTGTCAGCAACATGATCGGAGCGTTTGGATTTCAGGAACATCTTCTCTATT CTGTCTTGGAGGAGCTGGTGAATAGCGGACGTCTTAAAGGCACAGTGGTCGGAGGCCGGCAGGACAAGGCTGTGTACATCCCTGACATTTACTCCAGAACACAGAACACCTGGGTGGACTCTTTCCTCCAGCAGAACGGATATTTAG AGTTTGATGCGTTGGTCAGGCTGGGGATCCCCGACCCCATCAACTACATCAAGAAGCGGTTCAAATCCAGCAAGCTGCTGTTCCTCAGAGCGGCCTGTGTGGGCCAGGTTCTGGTCGACCAGGTGGAGGCTTCAGTGGAGGAAGCTGTCAACTCTGCTACATGGACCGACATACAG CCAATTTTGCCCAGCTGTCTGTCGATGGAGGACGTTGGGATGCTCATCAACCAGGCTATGAGGAACACTAATGTGCAGTCTTCTGCCAGAGTGCTGGGAGGCACGGTTGTCGTCAGCGAGAAATTCATCAGcaactgcctctctctgtttgatgaAGCCATGCAGAATAAAGCTCAGAAG GAAGTCAAGAACAATCCAGTGTTTCTGGTAACTGAAGAGGATCTGAAGCAGGCATCTATGGTGACGGAAAGCACCGCTCCCtctaaaaaggaaaagagagaggcagagcggaGGAAGAAGGCTTCAG AGGGCACCGGCAGTGTGaaaggaggcggaggaggcaaTGCCAGAGAGTTCAGGATTCGCAAGACCaagaagaaggggaggagagatgaggacagCGATGAGGAAACCGGACCTCCCCAGCAAA ATCGTAGCAAACAGACTGAAGTCCCCTTTATGGCCCAGGAGGAGATTGAAGCCGTTTTAGAGGAGCGAGTGAGTGACTGCCCGGAAGAAATTCTCTCTGAGCTGGCAGAGCATTTAGTAAG GCCTTTGACTAAAACCTACCAGGAGGTGGTGCGGGCAGTGTTCATGTCCTCCACCAGCTCTCCGTCAGGGGCCAACAAGAAGAGAAGTATGAAAGATCTGCAGGAGGAGATAACCAACCTTTACAACAACATCCGACTCTTTGAGAAAGGGACCAAGTTCTtctcag ATGAAACCCAGGTCCATATCGCCAAGCACGTCCTGAAGACCGTGTGCACCGACGTCACCAACATCCTGGTCAACTTCCTGGCGGCTGACCTGATGATGTCAGTGGAGAATCCCAGTTCCATCACCAATGAG GTCAGAGTGAAGATTTTGGGAAAGCTACCAGACGAGACCAAAGGGCCTCTAATGAAGCTGCACAACTGCCTGAATGGAAAA accaTCGAAGATTTTTTCAGCAACATCGAAACTTCTGCTGAGGTGTGTGGATTCATGCTGAAGAAGGGCgataagaaaaaagagag ACAGGCCCTGTTCCTGCACCGCCAGGCTCTGACGGAGCAGCTGAAGGAGACGGAGGAGCCGGCGCTGGTCCTCCACCTGACCAGCTCCCTGCTGTTTCAGGCCAGCACCCACTGCATGCTGCACGCCCCGGGGCGCTGCGTGCCTCAGATCATCGGCACCCTGATGGGACGCATACCCGCG gagcagcagcagctgctttCTCGCTACCAGAGCCTGGTGGTGAAGCAGCTGGTGAGCCAGAGCCAGGGGAGGAAGCAGGGCGAGGCGGAGGGCGAGGGCGACGGAGCGCAGGAGAGGGACGAAGAGGCCGAGGCCATCCGCTCCGAGCTGCTGTCCCTGACGCCCGAGGTGAAGGACCTGGTCCTGTCCCAGAGGAAGACTTCAGTGACGGAGGACTGA